TGGCGAAAGCGCGCACGATACGGGAAAGTGTGAAACGCGATCAAGCGCGCGGGCGGACGGGAACGCTCGTCGAGCTCGACGACGGCGGCGCTCACGCCGTCGTGCGAAGTCCCGGACATCAAGCCGATCGCGAGAACTATCCGGCGCTCGAGTTTAATCGTGATTGCGTTCATCTTTATCCAGGTCCGATTCGGCGTCGCCGAGCGATTCCCGCGAATCGTCACGACGACTTAAGCGAAGCATCTCGACTCCCGCAAGCAGCAGGCGCAAGCCCGAGGGAAAATCGAGCGAGCCGGAGTCGTCGTGCGACTCGGGCGCGATAATCACCTTGCGCCCGCGGTGCCATTGCACAAGCAGCATCTGGTGACCGAGCTGGCGGCCACTGACGCGGTCGATCGAGAAGTCGCCGAACATTGTGGTGGTTTGCAAGTTGGAGAACGCATCGCGAAGGAGCGCGTCGTCGCGGCGGCCGGCGGCAGCGAGCGCGGCGGCGGTCAGGAGACCGGCGGCGTAGATCTGCGCGGCGGGATAATCGGGAGAATCGCCGGCGCCGGCCATTCGGCGCGCAAATTCGGCGGGCGTCGGGCCAAGCGCGGGCGCGATCTCGATGGAATCCTCCCATTGCGAAGGGCCGACGATTCCTTCTGCAAGTTCACCCAAGTCCGAGGCGAAGCGGCGCACACCGGCGGCGACGCATCCAAGCACCGGGATGTTGAGACGGGAAGCTGCGACCGAGCGCATCACGGCGACGTCGTGTTCATAGCTGCCGGCGCTGGCGAGCGCGTTGACGCGGTTGCGTATGAGTGCGGGGAAAAGCCGCGCGGGGGTCGAGGCGGGATCGAACGCGCCGTTCCATTTCACACGCACGCGGACTCCGCGACGACGAGCGGCGCGTTCATCGGCGGCGCGCTCGAAGCCCGATGCAACGGCGCGAGCGAAGGGCGAGGTCGCCGCGACGATCGCGACGCGCTTGCGCCAGAGCTTGAGCTGGGTCAGCAAGCGGACGAAGCCGCGCAAATAGTCACTGGCGGGACTGAGTACTCCGACGATCATCCTGTAGCCGCGGTC
This region of Candidatus Binatus sp. genomic DNA includes:
- a CDS encoding ABC transporter substrate-binding protein, with the protein product MKITIGLSLSLTGEYSPMGRQAEIAIRLFIADANASSALRVAGERCEFALECHDDASEPVRCAEIYRALCADRRADIIFGPYSNRLTRAVAGIVEQSGRVFVNHGGAGDELYDRGYRMIVGVLSPASDYLRGFVRLLTQLKLWRKRVAIVAATSPFARAVASGFERAADERAARRRGVRVRVKWNGAFDPASTPARLFPALIRNRVNALASAGSYEHDVAVMRSVAASRLNIPVLGCVAAGVRRFASDLGELAEGIVGPSQWEDSIEIAPALGPTPAEFARRMAGAGDSPDYPAAQIYAAGLLTAAALAAAGRRDDALLRDAFSNLQTTTMFGDFSIDRVSGRQLGHQMLLVQWHRGRKVIIAPESHDDSGSLDFPSGLRLLLAGVEMLRLSRRDDSRESLGDAESDLDKDERNHD